In the genome of Achromobacter sp. MFA1 R4, the window CTGCTGCCGGTCCTGACCTTCGATGAATCGGGGCATGTCGACTCCCGGGATCGAGATACCAAACTCTATCTAGATCACCGTAGCGGCGTCAAAGAGTTTTCACACAGCCTCGGTCGAAAGCTGCCGGATCGCACCGATGGCCGCCCTTGCGGATTCGAACGCGCGGCCCCGCCGTGCGTCCAAAGCAATGGCCGCCTAGGGCGGCCTTTTGCTTTGGCGGATGTTGCAGGGTCAGTGAACGTCGGCAGCCCCTCATCGCCAACCACGAAAGACCGCTCCCCAGCAACGAACGAAATCTTACATGACCGATGCCACAAGGGTGCCCTGGCATCAAAGCTGTCGTATTGCGGCGGCAATGAGTTTCGCCACTTGTCCATTCACCTGGCCCGCCGGCTGGTGCCGGGAAGTCAGGGGGCTGGCTACTTCGCCAGCGTCCCCATCGCCTGCCGGACAAACGCCAGCGTCGCGTCGTCCGCCCATGTGCCAGCGGTCAAGTCAGGCTCTGTCATCAGTGCCTGCCGGAACTTGGCGTGGGTGGCCGGGTTCTTGCCCGCATACGAACTGAACAGTTCCAACCACTGCCGCGCCAGCGCCCGACCGGTTTCCGAGTCGGGCGCCGCGCCCGCATCAATAGCGTTCCGGACCTCTGCGATTAACGGTGGCCACTCCGAGATCCTGTCGCAGTAATGCTCGCGCATGAACCGTGCTTCGTCCGGCGTCAGATATTTTTCGTAGATAAGCAGCTTGCTTTCCGAGAAGGCGCGCAGCACATAATCGCGCATGGCTTTGGAAATGCCGACGTGCGTCTGCATGTCGGGCTCCTGCTCGTGCATTTGGTTCAGCTTCACCAACAAGCGCGGATCGCCGTTGGTATCGCGCAGCAGCAGTTCCATCCAGCGATGGGCAAGTTGGCGCGGTTTAGCCTCCTCGGGCGCCACGCCCTGCTCCATTAGCTGCTCCACTTCGTGGACCAACTCAAGCCAGTCCGGGTCGCCGTCCGGTCCACGGGTGTACAGGGGCAAACGCGCCAGTTCTTCTCGCGAAAAATATTTATCGTACATAGTCATCATCTCCAAAGCTTTCAGCCAATCGGCCAGCTCAGGCTCCGTGCCGTCCGCCAGTTGCTCGTGCAGTTGCGCCAAGCGTTCGCGCAGGTGCGCGGCCTGCTGCATCTGGCGGTCCAGCATGGCAAGCTGCCGGGAGATCACGTCCGCCAAGCGCG includes:
- a CDS encoding MerR family transcriptional regulator, producing the protein MQLTVGELAKRTGLTVRTLHHYHAIGLLTPSARAENGYRLYGRDEIARLHQIQALSRFGLALAEIGAYLDQPGARLADVISRQLAMLDRQMQQAAHLRERLAQLHEQLADGTEPELADWLKALEMMTMYDKYFSREELARLPLYTRGPDGDPDWLELVHEVEQLMEQGVAPEEAKPRQLAHRWMELLLRDTNGDPRLLVKLNQMHEQEPDMQTHVGISKAMRDYVLRAFSESKLLIYEKYLTPDEARFMREHYCDRISEWPPLIAEVRNAIDAGAAPDSETGRALARQWLELFSSYAGKNPATHAKFRQALMTEPDLTAGTWADDATLAFVRQAMGTLAK